Proteins from a single region of Apium graveolens cultivar Ventura chromosome 7, ASM990537v1, whole genome shotgun sequence:
- the LOC141674430 gene encoding uncharacterized protein LOC141674430, producing the protein MGKNFVWTSDCEKAFLKIKDQLGNPPMLAKPEEVETLILYLAVSEFSVSAVLVREQASHQWPVYYVSKRLLDAETRYTSIEKLVYAPILTVQKLRPYFQAHRIEVRTAYPLRHILHKPESSGRMLNWAIELGQFNLEYCPRMAIKGHALADFILEFDSEVDNKAIVLAETSSQRSPPVEEREELLHPWWILHVDGAVNNNGAGAGIVLVTPEGHHLMSAIHFKFYVTNNDAEYEALINGLKIALEVGVVNLMARSDSELVVNQVNGGFQARGPQTELYMRCGQRLLQKFGSARLEGVPREENSKADALAKMGSQMDSIQLGQIPLGIQEIPSVPELEVFQAHEIPQEGRMNPFITIFERELCQKTSYRLGAFATKLRSMLNTMGCYTRVDLTSHCYAA; encoded by the coding sequence ATGGGGAAGAATTTTGTGTGGACCTCAGATTGTGAAAAGGCTTTTCTAAAAATCAAAGATCAGTTGGGGAATCCTCCGATGTTGGCCAAGCCAGAAGAGGTAGAAACGTTGATTCTTTACTTGGCGGTCTCAGAATTCTCCGTCAGCGCGGTGTTGGTAAGAGAGCAAGCAAGCCATCAATGGCCCGTGTACTACGTGAGCAAAAGGCTGCTGGATGCAGAAACCAGATATACCAGTATAGAGAAATTGGTATACGCTCCTATTCTCACGGTGCAAAAGTTAAGACCATATTTCCAAGCTCACCGGATAGAGGTTCGCACCGCCTATCCGCTCCGGCATATTCTGCATAAACCAGAATCATCGGGAAGGATGTTGAATTGGGCGATAGAGTTGGGGCAATTCAATTTGGAATATTGTCCTCGTATGGCGATCAAGGGACATGCGTTGGCTGATTTTATACTTGAGTTTGATTctgaagtagataataaggctatAGTATTGGCAGAGACCTCCTCACAAAGAAGTCCTCCTGTTGAGGAAAGGGAAGAATTGCTTCACccttggtggatcttgcatgtcGATGGGGCTGTGAATAATAATGGAGCAGGCGCCGGTATTGTTTTAGTCACCCCGGAAGGGCATCATTTGATGAGCGCCATCCATTTCAAATTTTATGTcaccaacaatgatgctgagtatgaagcCTTGATCAATGGTCTGAAAATAGCTTTGGAAGTGGGGGTTGTAAATTTGATGGCTCGGAGTGACTCTGAGCTAGTTGTAAATCAAGTCAACGGAGGTTTCCAAGCCCGGGGACCTCAGACGGAGTTATATATGAGATGTGGGCAGCGTCTATTGCAAAAATTTGGAAGTGCCAGGCTAGAGGGcgttccaagggaagaaaatagTAAGGCAGATGCTTTGGCAAAGATGGGGTCGCAAATGGATAGCATCCAACTTGGACAAATTCCTTTGGGAATCCAAGAGATACCGAGTGTTCCAGAGTTAGAAGTGTTCCAGGCACATGAAATCCCGCAAGAAGGGAGGATGAACCCATTCATAACTATATTCGAACGGGAGCTTTGCCAGAAGACAAGCTACAGGCTTGGCGCCTTCGCTACCAAGCTGCGAAGTATGTTGAATACGATGGGGTGTTATACAAGAGTGGATTTAACCAGCCACTGTTACGCTGCGTAG